DNA sequence from the Gordonia polyisoprenivorans genome:
GCGTCGACCGCCTGCCGCGATTCGGGGCGGACCTCGTCGGCGAGTCGCAGTGCGCCGATCACCGCGCCATCGGCGACCACGTGCAGGATGATCGCGCCCTGCTCGCGCCAGTCGTCGGCGACGGCGAGCTCGTCGAGTCCCATCTCGTCGAGCATGCGTGGACCGCCCACCCGGATCGTGCGGCCATGTACCACTGCGGTGACGCCGATGGCCGGAGACGATGAGAAGTCCTGTGCGGGTGCGATGTTCAGTTCCTCGGAGCGAGCGGCCTGGACGATTGCGCGGGCCAGGGGGTGTTCGCTGCCGGATTCTGCGGAGGCCGCAGCGGCGAGTACGTCATCGGTGGAATGGTCCGGCGTCGGCTCCACGGCGGTGACCGCGGGCTCGCCCTTCGTCAGCGTGCCCGTCTTGTCGAACAAGACCGCGTCGACGGTCCGCATGGACTCGAGCGCCAAGCGGTCCTTGATCAGCAACCCGCCGCGCGCGGCCCGTTCGGTGGCGATCGCGACGACCAACGGGATGGCCAGTCCCAGCGCGTGCGGGCAGGCGATGACGAGTACGGTGATGGTGCGGACGACGGCATCGTCGGGCATGCCGAGTGCGACCCACACAATCGCCGTCAGAACGGCTGAGCCCAGCGCGAACCAGAACAGCCAGCCGGCGGCGGTGTCGGCGAGACTCTGTGTCCGCGAGGATGACGCCTGTGCTTCGGCGACGAGTCGTCCGATCCCTGCCAGGGCCGTGTCGTCGCCGATCGCCGAGACCTCGATCCGCAGACCGGAATCGGTGGCGACGGTGCCTGCCACCACCGAATCCCCGACGCCCCGCGTGACCGGCGTGGATTCGCCGGTCACCATCGATTCGTCGAGGTTCGCCGACCCGTCTAGGACGACACCGTCGGCGGGTATCGATCCGCCAGGGCGTACGAGCACCACGTCGCCGACGACGAGGTCGGCCGGCGCGACGCTCACGGTCTTCCCGTCGACCACCTTCTCGGCGGAGTCCGGGAGCAATGCCGCGAGCGAGTCGAGTGCTGATGTCGCCTGCGCCAGCGAACGCATCTCGATCCAGTGGCCGAGCAGCATGATGACGACGAGAAGTGCCAGCTCCCACCAGAAATCGAGCTCGTGGTCGAGTAGATGCAGGGTCGATCCCCACGACGCGACAAACGCGACGGTGATCGCGAGCGCGATCAACAGCATCATCCCCGGAGCGCGGGAACGGATCTCGCCGACCGCGCCACCGAGGAAGGGTCGACCTCCCCACAGATAGATCACGGTCCCGATCACCGGCGATACCCAGCGCACCCAGTCGGCGGAGGGGAGCGAGTAGCCGATCAGGTCGGCGAACATGCCGCTGAACACCACGGTCGGGATCGCGAGCGCCAGCGTGATCCAGAAGAGCCGGCGGAACACGGCGACATGATCTCCGTGCCCGGCGTGACCACTCATCGCACCGTGACCGGAATGGCCGGCGTGTGCTGAGCGCGTGTGTTCCGGGTGATCGGTGGTGTTCCCTTGCTGGTCGTGCTGCTCCATGCCGCCGACCATATACCCCTAGGGGGTATGTCGCAACGATGCTCTGGACTGTGTGAATCGGGTTCGGTCAACGCTGAAGGCCCGCATCCCTTTCGGGATACGGGCCTTCGGTGGAGGTGCGAGCGACTCAGCGGGAGTGGCGGCCGGGGCCGTCCGGCGGATAGTCGCCGGGATACTGCTCCCCGGGGTACTGCTCGCCCGGATACTGCTGACCGGGCGGCGGATAGTTACCCGGAGGATAGTTGCCGGGCGGCGGGTAATTGCCGGGCTGTCCGCCGGCGGGCGGGTAGTTGCCCGGCGGGGGATAGTTGCCCGGCGCGGGGGACGGCGTCGGCGAACCCGGTCCCGGATACGGCGTGGTTCCCGGCCCCTGGCTGGGACGTTCGGGCGGAGTGAACGGTCCCGACGGTGCCGGATCGGAATATGGTGCGGGCGGCGTGCTGATTCGCTTGGTCGTGGTGTCGACGGCATTACCTGCGCCGGGATCGCGTTCCGACGGTCCGCCGGGGACACCGGTGGGCGGCCCGGACGGATCACTGAGGTGCGGCGGAAGAATCGACTGCGCCTGCTCCTTGGCTGCCGAGCTCGATCCCTCGGGAGCCAGATAGTCGCGGATTTCGGTGAGCAGCGAGATCTCGGTGGCCTCGGCCTCGTCGGGCTTCTTGCCCAGCGATGCGAGCTTGTTGTACGGAACGATGATGATGAAGTAGATGACGGCGGCGACGATCAGGAAGTTGATGATCGCGGCGATCAGCGCGCCGAAGTCGAGGAAGGTCGCCTGGTTGTCGGTGATCTTGAAACCGAGCCCACAGACCGACACCGGGTTGTTGACGGCGGTCTCGCCGGCCTTTGTGGTCGATCCGCCACAGTCGCCCTGGCCGGTGGGGATCGCCGCCAGCAGCGGATTGATGATGCCGGTGGTGAACGCCGTGACGATACCGGTGAACGCGGCGCCGACGATGACCGCTGTGGCCAATTCGACGACGTTGCCTCTGAGTATGAAATCCTTGAAGCCCTTGAGCACTTCCGGTCCTTCCTGATCGGTCTTCGGTGCCGGGTATTCATGCCGTGACGCCCATGGGTGGGCACGGACCTTTAGAAAACTCTATCCAGGATCGTAAACGAGACTGAGTATTTCGCTCAGTGAGTCGACAAGACGCGCGACAGTAATTGTGTTCAGTGGGTCGTGGTGCCACCCGGGATGCGGGTGTCGCCGTCGGCGTCGGAGTGGCCTGATCGGTCGGTGCCGACAGCGCGCGAGGTCAGTGCAGAACCACCGCGAGTGGCACGTCGAGCCCTGCTCCGGCAACTCGATGAGCTGCGGTTTCGGTCATCGCGAGCAAGATCGGCGGGTTTGTCGTCGCGCGCGTCGGCGTCGTCGGGCCCGCACCGGGAACCAGTGCGACGATGGCACCCGCGGCCAGGATCTGTGCCTGAGCGTTGAGCACGTCCACGAGATCCCCGGCCCGCAACAATGATGCGACCGTGTCGTCGGCGAGTCGGACCGGAACCAGCCGCGCGTCGGCCCGTCCGGTCAACTCCATCGGCAGGCGCGGCGACAACAGCCGCGACTCGGTGACGATCTCTCCGGTGCGTACCGGGCCGGTCACCGTATGCGACTCGCCGTCGGCGGTCAGCCGTAGCGCTCCGTCGGGCACGAGGTCCACCGGAATGCGGAGTTCGCGCAGGTCGGTGCCGGTCACGGTGTGACCAGGCAGCAGATCGCGCGCTGCCACCAGGACAGGCGCATCGTTCTTCGCTCGCTGACCGGTGACGCCGACGACGACGGCCACCGACACCAGTAGCAGCGCTGCGCTGCGCCGGATCATCACCGATCGTGCCCAGCCGGGACGCAGGACGTGAGCGACGCGATCCCGCAGTCGTGGCCCGAGAGCCGAACCACCTCCGAAGACATTCATGACGGGCAAACTAGCGGTACTCGGCGCGCCCGACCCGGCTCGAGTGACGCCCTGTGGACAAAAGGCTTGGGGGCCTTGTTCTTCCACAGGGTGGACCTCCCGGATTGGACGTGGGCCCTTGTGAACTGGGAGAATGGCACCCGGTGTGCCGGGAAGTCTGGTCGGCTCCGCGCTCGCGATGAGCCGGATTCTTGCCGACGAACGATCAGGAGCCGCCCGTGACGGACCCCGACAACACCTGCACCGACCCCCACGCCGAGTCGGATCCCGCCAAGACCGGCCACACACCCTGGCGAGTTGCCGACCGACGAGCACGCCTGCGGCGGGTACTCGCCCTCGACACCACCAGCGGCATCCTGCTGTTGACCTTCGCGGCAATCGCGATCGTCTGGGCCAACACACCCTGGCGCGAGGCCTACCACCATCTACTCGCGATCGAGATCGGCCCGGAGTCACTCCACCTGCACCTGACGCTGGCGCAATGGGCGGCCGACGGTCTGCTCGCGATCTTCTTCTTCGTGGTCGGTGTGGAACTCAAACACGAGTTCGTCGCCGGGGGACTGCGGGATCTGCGGCTCGCCGGTGTGCCGATCGCGGCCGCGGTCGGCGGCGTGGTCACTCCTGCACTGGTGTATCTGCTGGTCGTGGGCACCACGTCGGACGATCCGTCCGCGCTGCACGGCTGGGCGACGCCGACGGCCACCGACATCGCCTTCGCCCTGGCGGTCCTCGCCATCTGCGGGCGCGGCCTGCCGCTGGCGCTGCGCACCTTCCTGCTGACGCTGGCCGTTGTCGACGACCTACTGGGCATCATCGTGATCGCCACCGTCTACACCGACACCATCGATCTGCTGATGTTGGGTGCCGCGGTGCTCGTCGTCGTTGTCTTCGCACTCGCGGTGCGGGCGCCGCGCACTCACTGGTGGTTGCTGTTGCCGCTGGCGCTGGCGGCGTGGGTGTTGATGCACGTCTCCGGGGTACACGCCACGGTCGCCGGCGTGCTCCTCGGATTCGTGGTGCCCGCCAATCCGATTCGCGGTGAGAAGCTGAGCCGTGCAGAGCTCTTCGACGAGACTGTACGGCCCTGGTCGTCGTCGGTGGCGCTACCGGTGTTCGCCTTCGCTGCCGCCGGGGTCTCTCTCGTCGGCGCCGGCGGTGCGCTGGTGGAACCGGTCTCGCTCGGCATCGTGGCCGGCCTGGTGCTCGGAAAGATCGTCGGCGTGCTCGGCGCGACCGCGGTGATGACCCGATTCACGCCGCTACGACTGCCCGATGCGATCGGTCTGCGTGATCTCGTACCGATCGGCATGCTCACCGGTGTCGGATTCACCGTCGCCTTGCTCATCTCGGAACTGTCGTTCGAAGACGGTGAGCATGCGGCGCCGGCCAAGGCCGCCGTCCTCATCGGCTCGGTGATCGCCGCAGCCCTCGCCGGGCTGCTGTTGCGCTGGGACGCGCGCAAGACCCGCGACCCCGACATGAACCGCGACGGCATTCCCGACCGCGACATCGAGGTCATCGGCGGATAACCTTCCTGACCAGCACAAACCGCGTCTACTGGCACTCGGAATGTCCGAGTGCCAGTTTCGGTTAAACTGATCGAGGTTCCTACGTTTCCTGTGGAGGTTTTCGGTGCCCACTTACTCGTATGCGTGCACGGAGTGTGACAACAAGTTCGACGTCGTGCAGTCGTTCTCCGACGACTCGCTCACCGAGTGCCCTCAGTGCACCGGACGGCTGCGCAAACTGTTCAACTCCGTCGGGATCGTCTTCAAGGGCAGCGGGTTCTACCGCACCGACTCGCGCAACGGCTCGTCGTCGTCAGAGAGCAGCAGCTCCTCGGAAAGCAAGTCCGACTCGTCGTCGAGTTCCTCCTCGGACTCCTCGAGCAGCAGCACCAGCTCGTCGTCGAGCAGTGACTCCAAGTCGTCGTCGAGCTCCTCGAGCAGCACCAAGGCAGCGACACCCGCCTCGGCCTGACGGAGCCGGATTGACTGGCGACGAGATGCTGTGTCGATCGTTCGGGTGAAATTTCGAAATCGGCGGCAAATGCGCCGGATTTACCTGATTTCTGTATTCGCCGGGGTTGTCCTGTAGGCACACTCTGATAATTTCGTGTGGGTCACGTCCCAAACCTTGGAATGGGCGACGCAAACCACAAAGGAGTGTTCACGCATGGCAGCCAGCAAGACTCGTCGAAATGTCCGTGTCCTCGGAGCGACCGCCGCGATCGCCGGCGTGGGTGCGCTCACCGCGGCGATGGCCGCACCTGCCTCAGCAGATGTGACCGGCGTATCGATCACGACGCCGTCCGGCTTCGCGTTGAGCTCGGGCAGCTTCGGAACGTCCTGCTCGTACACCGTGTCGGCGGATATCAACAATTCGCAGGCCGGAGCGCCGTCTGTGGTGTTCAAGGCCGCCAAGGCAGGTGGCTCGACATCGACGATTGGAACCGTAACCTTCAACCAGGCAGGTCCAACCACCGTGACTGCTACGTGGAAGCCGACGTCGAAGGGCGTCTACACCATCACCGCAACACAGAACGGCGTCAGCCAGTCGACGACAGCCAACGTCACCGGCACCGGCATCCAGCTTCCTGCCCCACTCGGCAATGGCAACTGCCTCGTCCTGCCGTTCTGACACCTTCGCGAAACTCTGACAAGGGAGCCACGACACTCGTCGTGGCTCCCTTGTCATGTAGGTGGCGACAGCCGCGTGAACCCACCACCCGGCGTCAGCACCCACTCCATCGGCACGTCGTAGGCGTCGGCGGGTAGGTCGTCGAGCAGCTCGTGGTCGTAGACGATGCCGACGAGTGTTGCCCGAATGCCGGCGATGCTGCGGTCGTAATAGCCTGCGCCACGGCCCAATCGCGCCCCGGTGCGGGCGACTGCCAGCGCTGGGACAAAGACGACGTCGGCGTCTGAGATCGCGTCGACGCCCAGCCGCGGGCCGGTCGGCTCGAGAAGTCCGAACCGACCCCTGGCCAGCGAGTCCCGTGCGTCGTAGCGCACCCAGTCCAGCGGTGCCGGCGGCCCGGGCGGCACCACCGGCAACAGCACTGTGCAGCTGTGGCCGCGCAGCGCGTCGAGGAATGCCACCGACCCCGGCTCGGCGCCTACCGGAACGTATGCCGCGGCCGTCACCGTGTCGTCGAGCAGCACAGGGCTCGATGCGAGGTGGGTGACGAGCCGAGTCGCCGCGCGGTCACGATCCTCGAGGGTCAATGCTGCTCGCCGGGCTGCGAAGCCGGCCCGCAGTTCGTCCTTGCCCGCCACGGATTCTCCTTCGCCGCCGATCGCTGTCGCCGCGCGTATCGTAGCGCTGACCAGGTGTGACACCGGTCTCGGTGGCGGCGATCTCCCAGCGTTCGCGCATCGCATCTGTGGCTGCTTCCCGGCAACCGACATTAGGGTGTTTCTCATGACCAGCGTGAGTAATTCGACGACCGAGATTCCCGAGTACCACGACGTACCCGACACCCCGCCGATCCCACGTACCGCGGTGGTCCCGGCCGCGGGCCTGGGCACTCGATTCCTGCCGGCGACCAAGACGGTGCCCAAGGAGTTGCTGCCCGTCGTCGATACCCCCGGCATCGAACTCGTCGCCGAGGAGGCCAAGTCGGCGGGCGCCGAACGGCTGCTGATCATCACCTCGCCCGGCAAGGACGGCGTGGTCGCGCACTTCGTCGAAGACCTGGTGCTGGAGAACACCCTGGCCAAGCGCGGTAAGGCGGCGATGCTCGCCAAGGTTCGCAAGGCGCCGTCGTTGCTCGATGTGGCCTCGGTGATCCAGGAGAAGCCGCTGGGCCTCGGCCACGCCGTCGGGTGCGTCGAGGACTACCTCGACGACGATGAAGACGCGATCGCGGTGCTGCTGCCCGACGATCTGGTGTTGCCCGGCGGGGTGCTCGAGGTGATGGCCCGGACCCGGCAACGGCGCGGCGGATCGGTGCTGTGTGCCATCGAGGTCCCCGGTGACCGGATCAGCGCCTACGGCGTCTTCGACGTCGAGGACCTGCCCGACGCCAACAACCCGAACGTCAAGCGCCTCAAGGGCATGGTAGAAAAGCCCGCACCCGAGGATGCTCCGTCGAATCTCGCGGCCGCCGGCCGATACATCCTCGACCGCAAGATCTTTGACGCGCTGCGCCGCATCAAGCCCGGTGCGGGTGGCGAACTGCAGCTGACCGACGCGATCGCCCTGCTCATCG
Encoded proteins:
- a CDS encoding MscL family protein encodes the protein MLKGFKDFILRGNVVELATAVIVGAAFTGIVTAFTTGIINPLLAAIPTGQGDCGGSTTKAGETAVNNPVSVCGLGFKITDNQATFLDFGALIAAIINFLIVAAVIYFIIIVPYNKLASLGKKPDEAEATEISLLTEIRDYLAPEGSSSAAKEQAQSILPPHLSDPSGPPTGVPGGPSERDPGAGNAVDTTTKRISTPPAPYSDPAPSGPFTPPERPSQGPGTTPYPGPGSPTPSPAPGNYPPPGNYPPAGGQPGNYPPPGNYPPGNYPPPGQQYPGEQYPGEQYPGDYPPDGPGRHSR
- a CDS encoding heavy metal translocating P-type ATPase → MEQHDQQGNTTDHPEHTRSAHAGHSGHGAMSGHAGHGDHVAVFRRLFWITLALAIPTVVFSGMFADLIGYSLPSADWVRWVSPVIGTVIYLWGGRPFLGGAVGEIRSRAPGMMLLIALAITVAFVASWGSTLHLLDHELDFWWELALLVVIMLLGHWIEMRSLAQATSALDSLAALLPDSAEKVVDGKTVSVAPADLVVGDVVLVRPGGSIPADGVVLDGSANLDESMVTGESTPVTRGVGDSVVAGTVATDSGLRIEVSAIGDDTALAGIGRLVAEAQASSSRTQSLADTAAGWLFWFALGSAVLTAIVWVALGMPDDAVVRTITVLVIACPHALGLAIPLVVAIATERAARGGLLIKDRLALESMRTVDAVLFDKTGTLTKGEPAVTAVEPTPDHSTDDVLAAAASAESGSEHPLARAIVQAARSEELNIAPAQDFSSSPAIGVTAVVHGRTIRVGGPRMLDEMGLDELAVADDWREQGAIILHVVADGAVIGALRLADEVRPESRQAVDALHRLGVQVVMVTGDAQAVADSVAAELDIDRVYAGVRPEDKSATVSELQREGHRVAMVGDGVNDAPALAQADVGIAIGAGTDVAVASAGVILASSDPRSVLSVIELSRAGYRKMQQNLWWAAGYNLISVPLAAGVLAPIGFVLPMSVGAILMSASTVVVALNAQLLRRLDISPEASTRRILHQRTGNG
- a CDS encoding 5-formyltetrahydrofolate cyclo-ligase; amino-acid sequence: MAGKDELRAGFAARRAALTLEDRDRAATRLVTHLASSPVLLDDTVTAAAYVPVGAEPGSVAFLDALRGHSCTVLLPVVPPGPPAPLDWVRYDARDSLARGRFGLLEPTGPRLGVDAISDADVVFVPALAVARTGARLGRGAGYYDRSIAGIRATLVGIVYDHELLDDLPADAYDVPMEWVLTPGGGFTRLSPPT
- the nhaA gene encoding Na+/H+ antiporter NhaA, coding for MTDPDNTCTDPHAESDPAKTGHTPWRVADRRARLRRVLALDTTSGILLLTFAAIAIVWANTPWREAYHHLLAIEIGPESLHLHLTLAQWAADGLLAIFFFVVGVELKHEFVAGGLRDLRLAGVPIAAAVGGVVTPALVYLLVVGTTSDDPSALHGWATPTATDIAFALAVLAICGRGLPLALRTFLLTLAVVDDLLGIIVIATVYTDTIDLLMLGAAVLVVVVFALAVRAPRTHWWLLLPLALAAWVLMHVSGVHATVAGVLLGFVVPANPIRGEKLSRAELFDETVRPWSSSVALPVFAFAAAGVSLVGAGGALVEPVSLGIVAGLVLGKIVGVLGATAVMTRFTPLRLPDAIGLRDLVPIGMLTGVGFTVALLISELSFEDGEHAAPAKAAVLIGSVIAAALAGLLLRWDARKTRDPDMNRDGIPDRDIEVIGG
- a CDS encoding FmdB family zinc ribbon protein, which gives rise to MPTYSYACTECDNKFDVVQSFSDDSLTECPQCTGRLRKLFNSVGIVFKGSGFYRTDSRNGSSSSESSSSSESKSDSSSSSSSDSSSSSTSSSSSSDSKSSSSSSSSTKAATPASA
- a CDS encoding SAF domain-containing protein → MNVFGGGSALGPRLRDRVAHVLRPGWARSVMIRRSAALLLVSVAVVVGVTGQRAKNDAPVLVAARDLLPGHTVTGTDLRELRIPVDLVPDGALRLTADGESHTVTGPVRTGEIVTESRLLSPRLPMELTGRADARLVPVRLADDTVASLLRAGDLVDVLNAQAQILAAGAIVALVPGAGPTTPTRATTNPPILLAMTETAAHRVAGAGLDVPLAVVLH
- a CDS encoding UTP--glucose-1-phosphate uridylyltransferase, with the translated sequence MTSVSNSTTEIPEYHDVPDTPPIPRTAVVPAAGLGTRFLPATKTVPKELLPVVDTPGIELVAEEAKSAGAERLLIITSPGKDGVVAHFVEDLVLENTLAKRGKAAMLAKVRKAPSLLDVASVIQEKPLGLGHAVGCVEDYLDDDEDAIAVLLPDDLVLPGGVLEVMARTRQRRGGSVLCAIEVPGDRISAYGVFDVEDLPDANNPNVKRLKGMVEKPAPEDAPSNLAAAGRYILDRKIFDALRRIKPGAGGELQLTDAIALLIEEGEPVHVVVHHGTRHDLGNPGGYLKAAVDFALDRDDYGPDLREWLTERLKQD